From a single Sediminibacterium sp. KACHI17 genomic region:
- a CDS encoding DUF885 family protein, with protein sequence MKKQHITLALLIAVSMFCVLPQGAHAQVSKESYVPCQEMPTLIQQYAADNRTLSRYYSPASSRGGGFGGGADASIGSPEKNKRLQQLIQEYQKKLAAVDFKNLSQECKVDYILFRRDLTERMEQLVTEANEVAKINKWVPFAAKVYALEQQRRRGYQPNAEEVAKDWASMITEVKSLQSKLKDEKVIEPESVYTAGEVINNLRQTLQSVFDFYNGYDPMFTWWVPTVHKSLDDALTAYAGVWKTKANSALTASDNSGIVGVRAGRENLVKQLQSEMIPYTPEELIDIANKEFAWCDAEMLKASREMGFGDNWKAALEKVKTLYVPPGKQPEAILKLYTESIDFLKKNNLITIPPLAEETWGMMMMSPERQLIAPFFLGGADIIISYPTNTMAYEDRMMSMRGNNPHFSKATVHHELIAGHNLQQFVNTRTRTYRNFGTPFWGEGWALYWELILWDMQFAKTPEDRIGMLFWHMHRCARIIFSLNYHMGKWTPQQCIDFLVDRVGHERANAEGEVRRSFTGRYPPLYQLAYLTGGRQFYALKKELVDSGKMTYKQYHDAVMSLNSMPVEMVRAILTKQPLTENFKTNWRFYNE encoded by the coding sequence ATGAAAAAACAACACATCACCCTTGCACTGCTGATAGCAGTCAGTATGTTCTGTGTATTGCCACAAGGCGCTCATGCACAGGTTTCAAAAGAAAGTTATGTTCCTTGTCAGGAAATGCCGACACTGATTCAGCAGTATGCAGCTGATAATCGTACACTGAGCCGGTATTATAGTCCTGCTTCTTCAAGGGGTGGCGGCTTTGGAGGTGGGGCAGATGCCAGTATTGGTTCACCTGAGAAAAACAAACGTCTGCAACAGTTGATACAGGAATACCAGAAAAAATTAGCTGCTGTTGATTTTAAAAATCTTTCACAGGAGTGTAAGGTCGATTATATCTTATTCAGGCGAGACTTGACTGAAAGAATGGAACAGTTGGTAACAGAAGCGAATGAAGTTGCTAAGATCAATAAGTGGGTGCCATTTGCAGCAAAGGTCTATGCGCTGGAACAACAAAGAAGAAGAGGATATCAACCCAATGCAGAAGAAGTAGCGAAGGATTGGGCTTCTATGATCACTGAAGTGAAGTCATTACAATCCAAATTGAAAGATGAAAAAGTAATTGAGCCAGAATCAGTATATACTGCCGGAGAAGTGATCAATAATCTTCGTCAAACTTTACAAAGTGTATTTGATTTCTACAACGGGTATGACCCCATGTTTACTTGGTGGGTACCAACTGTACACAAATCTTTGGATGATGCTTTAACAGCTTATGCAGGCGTATGGAAAACAAAAGCCAATAGTGCATTGACGGCAAGTGATAACAGTGGTATTGTAGGAGTACGTGCCGGAAGGGAGAATTTGGTGAAGCAGTTGCAAAGTGAAATGATTCCTTATACCCCTGAAGAGTTGATTGATATCGCGAATAAAGAATTTGCATGGTGTGATGCTGAAATGTTGAAAGCCTCCAGAGAAATGGGTTTTGGTGATAATTGGAAAGCGGCATTAGAAAAAGTAAAGACCTTATATGTTCCTCCGGGGAAACAACCTGAAGCTATTTTGAAACTTTACACAGAGTCGATCGATTTTCTAAAAAAGAATAACCTTATCACCATTCCGCCATTAGCTGAAGAAACCTGGGGTATGATGATGATGTCTCCGGAAAGACAATTAATAGCCCCTTTCTTTTTAGGAGGTGCTGATATCATCATCTCTTATCCCACCAATACCATGGCTTATGAAGACAGGATGATGAGTATGCGCGGTAATAATCCGCATTTTTCAAAAGCAACAGTACATCATGAATTGATTGCCGGACATAACCTGCAACAGTTTGTGAATACCAGAACCAGAACCTATCGCAATTTCGGTACACCCTTCTGGGGTGAGGGATGGGCATTGTATTGGGAATTGATTTTATGGGATATGCAGTTTGCTAAAACACCGGAAGACAGAATTGGTATGCTCTTCTGGCACATGCATCGTTGCGCCAGAATTATTTTCTCTTTGAATTATCACATGGGTAAATGGACACCTCAACAGTGTATTGATTTTCTTGTCGACAGGGTAGGTCATGAGAGAGCCAATGCAGAAGGTGAAGTACGTCGTTCATTTACGGGTCGTTATCCGCCTTTATATCAGCTGGCTTATTTAACAGGCGGCAGACAATTCTACGCGCTTAAAAAAGAACTGGTGGATAGCGGTAAGATGACATACAAACAATATCACGATGCAGTAATGTCGTTGAACAGTATGCCTGTTGAAATGGTAAGAGCTATTCTCACCAAGCAGCCATTGACGGAGAATTTTAAAACCAATTGGAGATTTTATAATGAGTAA
- a CDS encoding VOC family protein, whose translation MPQINPHINFNGNAEEAFNFYKSVFGGEFAKVMRFKDLASDEFPVAAHEANKIMHIALPIGNNVLMANDVPEILGRTNENENRSKIAISASSKEEADHLFNGLSAGGQIEMPISESPWGSYFGMFRDKYGIEWMIDYDANYKGKI comes from the coding sequence ATGCCCCAAATCAATCCCCACATTAACTTCAATGGTAATGCCGAAGAAGCTTTCAACTTTTACAAATCTGTGTTTGGAGGAGAGTTCGCAAAAGTGATGCGTTTCAAAGACCTTGCTAGTGACGAATTTCCAGTGGCTGCGCATGAAGCCAATAAGATCATGCACATTGCCTTACCCATCGGTAACAATGTGTTGATGGCAAATGATGTTCCTGAAATACTAGGGCGTACCAATGAAAACGAGAACCGCAGTAAGATTGCCATCAGTGCATCCAGTAAGGAAGAAGCCGATCATCTATTTAATGGCCTTTCAGCAGGAGGACAAATCGAAATGCCTATTTCGGAGAGTCCCTGGGGTTCATATTTCGGTATGTTCAGAGATAAATATGGTATTGAGTGGATGATTGATTATGATGCCAATTACAAAGGGAAGATATAA
- the ispG gene encoding (E)-4-hydroxy-3-methylbut-2-enyl-diphosphate synthase has product MQAYCHSLTQYKRLKTREVRIGDLLLGNFHPIRLQTMTTTDTMDTMATVEQSIRCIEAGAELVRITAPSKKEAENLLNIKNELRKRGYHTPLVADIHFTPNAAEIAARIVEKVRVNPGNYVDKKKFELIEYTDADYAEEIERIQEKFTPLVRICKEHGTAMRIGTNHGSLSDRIMSRYGDTPMGMVESAMEFLRIARYESFHNIVLSMKASNPQVMVQAYRLLIQQMDAEFGECYPLHLGVTEAGDGEDGRVKSAAGIGTLLEDGIGDTVRVSLTEDPEFEIPVCRDLVKRYTASTRQTQHIPAIEKITYDPFNYQRRESFEVSNIGGKQVPVVIADLSKLDTLTPEKLSAVGYTYDAATDKWNISDMAADYIFTGDQVPNFALPGTLKVIVDSATWKNATDHDKYFPIDDVRNYLNGTTKSDKLNFVMLDCYNDGTLASQEELQQLAADKTVVLCLSSTNDHAMPSVRRAFVELMQQQVKNPMILIVDSNWQTTDEHLIHYATEAGALLLDGFGDGVCFGMSVNSYLKQSEAGNADTSGRNYITNTSVEQFINSTAFSILQATRTRISKTEYISCPSCGRTLFDLQETTAKIRSVTNHLKGVKIAIMGCIVNGPGEMADADFGYVGSGVGKITLYKGKEVVKRNVDSEVAVDELINLLKENDAWVEPAS; this is encoded by the coding sequence ATGCAAGCATACTGCCATTCCCTTACACAGTATAAAAGATTGAAGACCAGAGAAGTGCGTATTGGTGATCTTTTACTGGGTAATTTCCATCCGATACGCCTACAAACCATGACCACCACTGATACAATGGATACCATGGCTACAGTGGAGCAAAGCATCCGTTGTATTGAAGCGGGGGCAGAATTGGTACGTATTACGGCTCCCAGTAAAAAAGAAGCGGAGAATTTACTGAATATCAAAAATGAACTCCGCAAAAGAGGATATCATACACCATTGGTTGCCGATATTCATTTTACACCCAATGCTGCAGAAATTGCTGCACGAATCGTGGAGAAAGTGCGTGTGAATCCGGGTAACTATGTCGATAAAAAGAAGTTCGAACTCATTGAATATACGGATGCGGATTATGCAGAAGAGATCGAACGTATCCAGGAAAAATTTACACCACTCGTACGTATCTGTAAAGAACATGGTACAGCTATGCGTATCGGTACCAATCATGGTTCTCTCAGTGATCGCATCATGAGTCGCTATGGCGATACACCCATGGGTATGGTAGAAAGTGCAATGGAGTTTTTGCGTATTGCCCGCTATGAAAGTTTTCACAACATTGTATTGAGCATGAAAGCCAGTAACCCACAAGTAATGGTACAGGCTTATCGTTTGTTGATCCAACAAATGGATGCTGAATTTGGTGAATGTTATCCGCTTCATTTGGGCGTAACAGAAGCGGGAGATGGTGAAGATGGTCGTGTGAAAAGTGCTGCAGGTATCGGCACCTTACTGGAAGATGGTATTGGTGATACCGTTCGTGTGAGTTTGACAGAAGATCCTGAATTTGAAATTCCGGTTTGTCGTGATCTGGTGAAACGTTATACCGCATCTACAAGACAAACACAACATATTCCTGCCATTGAAAAGATCACTTATGATCCCTTCAATTATCAGCGCAGAGAAAGTTTTGAAGTAAGTAATATCGGCGGAAAACAAGTACCGGTGGTCATCGCAGACCTTAGTAAGCTGGATACACTCACACCTGAAAAGCTCAGTGCTGTGGGTTATACATATGATGCAGCTACAGACAAGTGGAATATCAGTGACATGGCTGCTGATTATATTTTTACGGGAGACCAGGTTCCAAACTTTGCATTACCCGGTACATTGAAAGTGATCGTTGATAGTGCTACCTGGAAAAATGCAACTGATCATGACAAATATTTTCCCATTGATGATGTGAGAAATTATCTCAATGGAACTACTAAAAGTGATAAGCTGAATTTTGTGATGCTGGATTGTTACAATGACGGCACACTGGCAAGTCAAGAGGAATTGCAACAACTGGCTGCAGATAAAACCGTAGTGCTTTGTTTGAGCAGTACCAATGATCATGCTATGCCTTCTGTGCGTAGAGCGTTTGTGGAGTTGATGCAGCAGCAAGTGAAAAATCCGATGATACTGATCGTTGATAGCAATTGGCAAACAACCGATGAACACCTCATTCATTATGCAACAGAAGCGGGTGCATTATTGCTCGACGGTTTTGGTGATGGAGTTTGTTTTGGTATGTCTGTGAACAGTTACCTGAAACAATCGGAAGCAGGTAATGCTGATACCAGTGGCAGAAATTATATCACCAATACATCAGTAGAACAGTTCATCAACAGTACGGCCTTCAGTATTCTGCAAGCCACCCGAACACGTATTTCCAAGACAGAATATATTTCTTGTCCAAGTTGCGGAAGAACATTGTTTGATCTGCAAGAGACCACAGCAAAGATCCGCTCTGTAACAAATCATTTAAAAGGTGTGAAGATCGCTATCATGGGATGTATTGTAAACGGTCCGGGTGAAATGGCCGATGCCGATTTCGGATATGTTGGAAGTGGTGTAGGTAAGATCACTTTGTACAAGGGAAAAGAAGTAGTGAAGCGAAATGTAGACAGTGAAGTAGCGGTGGATGAGCTGATCAATTTATTAAAAGAAAATGATGCGTGGGTTGAGCCTGCGTCATAA
- the nadB gene encoding L-aspartate oxidase, giving the protein MQTDFLVIGSGIAGLTYALKTARHFPDKKVTVITKTQADETNTKYAQGGIAGVWDENRDSYEKHIEDTLIAGDGLCNESIVEIVVKEGPERIREIISYGAEFDKDEKGDYSLGKEGGHSENRILHHKDVTGQEMERALLDEMARVTNIELINHCFVVDILTQHHLGFLVTKSTTDITCYGVYVLNLNTNRIEKILSKITLLATGGCGQAYRTTTNPKIATGDGIAMVYRAKGRIENMEFIQFHPTALYEPGTSPSFLITEAVRGDGGILRNKHGEAFMERYDARKDLAPRDIVARAIDNEMKRTGTEYVYLDCRHMDKEKFIHHFPNIYEKCRSMGIDVMQHMIPVAPAAHYSCGGIKTDEFGRTSIRNLYACGECASTGLHGANRLASNSLLEAMVFGHRCYLDSIQAVAKIDLQHSIPDWKTTGTTEPREMILITQSLKELQQIMSDYVGIVRTDVRLERAMKRLDLLYAETEELYRSTKVSPQLCELRNLITVGYLIVKGAQFRKESRGLHYNTDHQEKSALLQNIIL; this is encoded by the coding sequence ATGCAAACAGACTTTCTCGTTATCGGTTCAGGTATTGCAGGGCTTACGTATGCATTGAAGACGGCGCGTCATTTTCCGGATAAAAAAGTGACGGTCATCACCAAAACACAAGCCGATGAAACCAATACCAAATATGCCCAAGGAGGCATTGCCGGTGTATGGGATGAAAATCGCGATAGTTACGAAAAACATATTGAAGACACATTGATCGCTGGAGATGGCTTGTGTAATGAATCTATAGTTGAGATCGTGGTGAAAGAAGGTCCGGAAAGAATTCGTGAGATCATTTCTTATGGTGCAGAATTTGATAAAGATGAAAAGGGTGATTACAGTTTAGGTAAAGAAGGCGGACATAGTGAGAACAGGATCTTGCATCACAAAGATGTGACCGGACAAGAAATGGAGCGTGCATTACTGGATGAGATGGCACGTGTAACCAATATTGAATTGATCAACCATTGTTTTGTTGTTGATATTCTTACACAACATCATCTTGGTTTCCTGGTAACCAAATCAACCACCGATATTACTTGTTATGGTGTGTATGTACTCAATTTGAATACAAATCGTATTGAGAAGATATTATCCAAGATCACACTATTGGCAACGGGTGGTTGTGGACAAGCCTATAGAACCACTACCAATCCGAAGATCGCAACCGGAGACGGTATTGCGATGGTATACCGAGCGAAGGGAAGAATTGAAAATATGGAATTCATTCAGTTTCATCCCACTGCATTATATGAACCCGGAACATCGCCTTCTTTTCTGATCACAGAAGCAGTACGTGGGGATGGCGGTATTTTGCGTAACAAACATGGAGAGGCATTCATGGAGCGCTATGATGCCCGCAAAGATCTGGCACCACGTGATATCGTTGCCCGTGCGATCGATAATGAGATGAAACGCACCGGTACTGAATATGTGTATCTGGATTGCCGACATATGGACAAAGAAAAGTTCATCCATCATTTTCCAAATATTTATGAGAAGTGCCGAAGTATGGGAATTGATGTGATGCAACATATGATTCCGGTTGCGCCGGCAGCTCATTATAGTTGTGGTGGAATCAAAACAGATGAATTCGGACGCACTTCCATTCGAAACCTGTATGCTTGTGGAGAGTGTGCCAGCACAGGGTTGCATGGCGCTAATCGATTGGCGAGTAATAGCTTATTAGAAGCCATGGTATTCGGCCATCGCTGTTATCTGGACAGTATCCAAGCAGTAGCAAAGATCGATCTTCAACACAGTATCCCTGATTGGAAAACAACCGGTACCACAGAACCTCGTGAAATGATTTTGATCACGCAAAGCTTGAAAGAATTGCAGCAGATCATGAGTGATTATGTCGGTATCGTAAGAACCGATGTTCGTCTGGAGCGAGCGATGAAACGTTTGGATCTTTTGTATGCAGAAACAGAAGAGCTGTATCGTTCCACCAAAGTTTCTCCACAGTTATGTGAGTTGAGAAATCTCATCACAGTAGGATATCTCATCGTTAAAGGAGCACAGTTCAGAAAAGAAAGCAGAGGATTGCATTATAATACCGATCATCAGGAGAAAAGTGCTTTGTTGCAAAATATTATATTGTGA
- a CDS encoding lysophospholipid acyltransferase family protein, which produces MYTIVSGLFYLLSRLPWWLLYLIGDGIYVLLYYVFGYRKKVVAANLQIAFPEKTDAERKAIEKKFYHNFVDTFIETIKLFSVSEKEFRKRFSCNIEVLNDLYAGEQNVQIISGHYFNWEYANLGVSLDSKFPFVAVYMPLSNKVFDRLIYKFRSRFGTLLVPASEFKQNFHQYARNRYALALVADQNPGNPAKAYWTNFFSKPAPFARGPEKGAKMNNTAIVYAHFYKVKRGYYRLDFELITTNPHKFAEGELTKLLVKKVEDSVRKTPDNYLWSHRRWKHSNQAEKYKHLMV; this is translated from the coding sequence ATGTACACTATCGTATCAGGTTTGTTCTACTTACTCTCTCGATTGCCCTGGTGGTTATTGTACCTGATCGGTGATGGTATTTATGTATTGCTTTACTATGTATTTGGATATCGGAAGAAAGTAGTAGCAGCGAATCTGCAGATCGCATTTCCAGAGAAAACAGATGCTGAGCGAAAAGCAATCGAGAAAAAATTCTATCACAATTTTGTAGATACTTTTATTGAAACCATTAAGCTGTTTTCTGTTTCAGAAAAAGAATTCCGAAAGCGCTTTAGCTGTAATATTGAAGTACTCAATGATTTATACGCAGGTGAACAAAACGTTCAAATTATAAGTGGTCATTATTTCAATTGGGAGTATGCGAATCTTGGGGTTTCCTTGGATAGCAAGTTTCCTTTTGTAGCCGTTTACATGCCGTTGAGTAATAAAGTATTTGATCGGCTGATCTACAAATTCAGGAGTCGCTTTGGCACTTTATTAGTACCTGCGAGTGAGTTCAAACAAAATTTTCATCAATATGCCCGAAATCGATATGCATTAGCATTGGTAGCAGATCAGAATCCGGGTAACCCTGCAAAAGCTTATTGGACAAACTTCTTCTCAAAGCCGGCTCCTTTTGCGCGAGGTCCAGAGAAAGGAGCCAAGATGAATAATACGGCCATAGTGTATGCGCATTTCTATAAGGTGAAACGTGGCTACTATCGATTGGATTTTGAATTGATCACTACAAACCCACATAAGTTCGCAGAAGGTGAGCTCACTAAGCTATTGGTGAAAAAGGTGGAAGATTCTGTTCGTAAGACCCCGGATAATTATTTATGGAGTCACAGAAGATGGAAACACAGCAATCAGGCTGAGAAGTATAAGCACCTGATGGTTTAA
- a CDS encoding rhodanese-like domain-containing protein, with translation MFVKQLYTGCLSEAAYYIESNGIAAVIDPLRDIDEYLQLAKERNSSIRYIFETHFHADFVSGHLDLAAATDATIVYGPGTATNFPVHVAKDGEIFNIGDLSLQVLHTPGHTLESSCYLLKDATGKDHAIFTGDTLFVGDVGRPDLAQKGKEITMEDLAGMMYESLQSKIMPLSDDVIVYPAHGAGSSCGKNLGPETFSTIGEQKASNYALQQQSKEDFIKAVTDGLAAPPQYFPINAKINKEGYESLNAVLEKGMQALDIPAFKLKLKDDNIVVLDTRKASVFTEGFVPGSIFIGLEGRFAEWAGSLLPFDKEILLVTEPGKEKESIVRLARVGFENFGGHLAGGFEHWKNSGEVTDMIIDVEADELAMDMPFDPQLVIVDVRKVPEYADGHIKEALNIPLDELTDPGSMAHLEDNHNIYVHCAGGYRSVIAASLMKKQGIHNLRNVLGGWGQIKELKDKFSIEKTTAVLN, from the coding sequence ATGTTTGTAAAACAACTATATACCGGCTGTTTGAGTGAAGCAGCTTATTACATTGAAAGTAACGGCATTGCAGCAGTGATTGATCCGCTCAGAGATATTGATGAGTATTTACAACTTGCGAAAGAAAGAAACAGTAGCATCCGTTATATTTTTGAAACACATTTTCATGCTGATTTTGTTAGCGGACATCTTGACTTAGCCGCTGCCACCGATGCTACGATCGTATACGGTCCGGGAACTGCCACTAATTTTCCCGTACATGTAGCAAAAGATGGTGAGATATTTAATATCGGCGACTTAAGTCTGCAAGTATTACATACTCCCGGACACACACTCGAAAGCAGTTGTTATTTACTAAAAGACGCAACAGGAAAAGACCACGCTATTTTCACAGGAGATACGTTGTTTGTAGGGGATGTAGGCAGACCTGATCTCGCACAAAAAGGAAAAGAGATCACAATGGAAGATCTTGCTGGCATGATGTATGAAAGTTTACAAAGCAAGATCATGCCACTGTCTGATGATGTGATCGTATATCCCGCACATGGTGCAGGTAGCAGCTGCGGAAAAAATCTTGGTCCCGAGACTTTCAGTACCATCGGTGAACAAAAAGCTTCGAACTATGCACTGCAACAACAAAGCAAAGAAGATTTTATCAAAGCAGTGACCGACGGACTTGCAGCTCCTCCTCAATATTTTCCGATCAATGCGAAAATCAATAAAGAAGGATATGAGAGTCTGAACGCAGTATTGGAAAAAGGAATGCAAGCGTTGGATATTCCTGCTTTCAAACTGAAACTCAAAGACGATAATATTGTTGTACTAGATACACGCAAAGCATCCGTTTTCACGGAAGGATTTGTACCCGGGTCCATTTTTATTGGTCTAGAAGGACGTTTTGCAGAATGGGCTGGAAGTTTATTGCCGTTTGATAAAGAGATCTTATTGGTAACTGAGCCGGGTAAAGAAAAAGAAAGTATTGTTCGTTTAGCAAGAGTAGGTTTTGAAAACTTTGGTGGCCATTTGGCAGGCGGATTCGAACATTGGAAAAACAGTGGAGAAGTTACTGATATGATCATTGATGTAGAAGCGGATGAATTGGCGATGGACATGCCATTCGATCCGCAATTGGTGATCGTGGATGTGCGAAAAGTGCCTGAATACGCTGACGGACACATCAAAGAAGCCCTCAATATTCCGCTAGATGAGCTCACAGATCCGGGTAGTATGGCACACCTAGAAGACAACCATAATATTTATGTGCATTGTGCCGGCGGTTACAGAAGTGTGATCGCAGCATCACTGATGAAGAAACAAGGCATTCATAATCTTAGAAATGTGCTTGGTGGTTGGGGACAGATCAAAGAATTAAAAGACAAATTCAGTATCGAGAAAACAACAGCAGTGTTGAATTGA
- a CDS encoding metalloregulator ArsR/SmtB family transcription factor: MSQSLQSVVLNNGKSPIKVDFLHTKKAALILRSINHKLRQQIIKLLDDHQKMTVTEIYVKLRLEQSVASQHLAILRRAGIVSTTRDGKFIFYSVNYARLTEVVGFVESLVG; the protein is encoded by the coding sequence ATGAGTCAATCATTACAATCCGTTGTTCTAAACAATGGCAAATCACCGATCAAGGTAGATTTTCTTCACACTAAGAAAGCTGCTTTGATACTCAGGTCTATCAATCACAAACTCCGACAGCAAATCATCAAATTACTTGACGATCATCAAAAAATGACGGTTACAGAAATTTATGTAAAACTTCGACTGGAGCAATCTGTAGCCTCACAACACCTCGCAATTCTCCGCAGAGCAGGTATTGTTAGCACTACACGTGATGGTAAATTCATCTTCTATTCCGTAAACTACGCACGCCTGACAGAGGTCGTTGGTTTTGTGGAATCGCTCGTAGGCTGA
- the tsaB gene encoding tRNA (adenosine(37)-N6)-threonylcarbamoyltransferase complex dimerization subunit type 1 TsaB — MSYFLNIDTATEQASVCLSEDDHVLDMLISTDQKNHASFLQPAIQTLVQRTGIQLTQIDAVAVTGGPGSYTGLRVGLASAKGICFTLNKPLIIVNTLEVMAVAALENESTAEAFLICPMIDARRMEVFTAVYDQSLQTIMEPQPMILDQHSFSELLEKQSVLFFGSGAEKLKGILSHAHMRFKNGHHNAGHLARLALKPFADQSFADLAYSEPIYLKAFFDTSGKTKN, encoded by the coding sequence ATGAGTTATTTCCTCAACATTGATACCGCCACTGAACAGGCCAGTGTTTGCTTGAGTGAAGATGATCATGTATTGGATATGCTGATCAGTACCGATCAAAAAAATCATGCTTCTTTTTTACAACCTGCTATTCAAACACTGGTCCAACGAACAGGTATCCAGTTAACACAGATAGATGCCGTAGCTGTTACCGGTGGACCAGGCAGTTATACCGGATTGCGTGTAGGTTTGGCGAGTGCCAAGGGAATTTGTTTCACATTGAATAAACCACTGATCATCGTCAATACCCTGGAAGTAATGGCAGTAGCGGCCTTAGAGAACGAAAGTACAGCAGAAGCATTTTTAATTTGTCCGATGATCGATGCCAGGAGAATGGAAGTATTTACCGCAGTGTATGATCAATCGCTACAAACAATCATGGAACCACAGCCGATGATACTCGATCAACATTCCTTTTCTGAACTTCTCGAAAAGCAGTCTGTTTTGTTCTTTGGAAGCGGTGCTGAAAAATTAAAGGGAATTTTAAGCCACGCCCATATGCGGTTCAAAAACGGGCATCACAATGCTGGCCATTTAGCTCGGCTAGCCTTGAAACCCTTTGCAGATCAATCCTTTGCGGATCTCGCTTACAGTGAACCCATTTATTTAAAAGCCTTTTTTGATACTTCGGGAAAAACGAAAAACTAA
- a CDS encoding 3-hydroxyacyl-CoA dehydrogenase family protein, producing MQIVLNASPQQAAVFLSKSIPDTVTIYRKGVDILPAHADAWFDLCFETEGAAFPEITTAPVFVNAVLSTTDSLPDNYIRINAWNSFLERPVLEVVPAKGNSSFEQILSSLGWNYQIVPDVPGMIAARVIAMIINEAYFALGDEVSTKQDIDTAMKLGTNYPYGPFEWSDIIGIQPILHLLQVLAKEDDRYTPAPALTAEALSKTNAQ from the coding sequence ATGCAAATAGTGTTGAATGCGAGTCCGCAACAAGCTGCTGTTTTTCTCTCCAAATCCATCCCGGATACGGTCACCATTTACCGTAAAGGAGTAGATATCTTACCCGCTCATGCCGATGCCTGGTTTGATCTATGCTTTGAAACAGAAGGTGCTGCCTTTCCCGAGATCACCACAGCTCCCGTTTTTGTCAATGCAGTATTGTCTACTACTGATTCCTTACCTGATAATTATATCCGTATCAATGCATGGAATAGTTTTTTGGAACGTCCGGTTCTGGAAGTAGTTCCTGCAAAAGGCAATAGTTCATTTGAACAAATACTTTCATCACTTGGATGGAATTATCAAATCGTACCTGATGTTCCCGGAATGATCGCTGCAAGAGTTATTGCGATGATCATCAACGAAGCATACTTTGCATTGGGTGATGAAGTAAGTACAAAACAGGATATTGACACGGCCATGAAATTAGGTACCAATTATCCCTATGGACCGTTCGAATGGTCCGATATCATTGGAATACAGCCTATTCTTCATTTATTACAGGTACTGGCAAAAGAAGATGACAGGTATACACCGGCTCCCGCTTTAACAGCAGAAGCATTATCCAAAACAAATGCACAATGA
- a CDS encoding RidA family protein, translating into MSKQIIKTDKAPAPIGPYSQAVKANGMVFLSGQVAFDPVSGELRTGDLQTETHQVMKNLAAVMEEAHITFEHVVKTSIFLSDMAHFAQVNEVYGSYFNGDYPARETVAVKQLPRGVNVEISMIAVVDL; encoded by the coding sequence ATGTCTAAACAAATCATTAAAACCGATAAGGCACCAGCGCCCATCGGTCCTTACAGTCAGGCGGTGAAAGCCAATGGTATGGTGTTTTTGAGTGGTCAGGTTGCTTTTGATCCTGTATCAGGAGAGCTGCGTACTGGGGATCTGCAGACAGAAACCCATCAGGTCATGAAAAATCTGGCAGCGGTGATGGAAGAAGCACATATCACTTTTGAACATGTAGTGAAGACCAGTATTTTTTTGAGTGATATGGCACATTTTGCGCAGGTGAATGAAGTGTATGGATCTTACTTCAATGGAGATTACCCGGCACGTGAAACAGTAGCGGTAAAGCAATTACCGCGTGGCGTGAATGTAGAGATCAGTATGATCGCTGTTGTAGATCTATAA